In Pseudomonas sp. Leaf58, one DNA window encodes the following:
- the mazG gene encoding nucleoside triphosphate pyrophosphohydrolase has product MTYTLDDLLHLMARLRDPQYGCPWDLKQNYASIVPHTIEEAYEVADTIERGDFEHLQGELGDLLFQVVYYSQLAREEGRFEFDGVVDSITRKLIRRHPHVFPTGELYAPVDTPSLSEAQVKSRWEEIKAEERAEKSQPEQLSLLDDVPAALPALSRAAKLQKRAATVGFDWPAALPVLDKVREELDEVLQAMADGDADALEDEVGDLLFAVVNLARHLKHDPENALRRANRKFERRFRFIEQALRDSGRPIEDCSLDELDALWGEAKRQEKNLPSCG; this is encoded by the coding sequence ATGACCTACACCCTTGATGACCTGCTGCACCTCATGGCCCGCCTGCGCGACCCGCAGTACGGCTGCCCATGGGACCTGAAGCAGAACTATGCGAGCATCGTCCCGCACACCATCGAAGAGGCCTACGAGGTCGCCGACACCATCGAGCGCGGCGACTTCGAGCACCTGCAAGGTGAACTGGGTGACCTGCTGTTCCAGGTGGTCTACTACAGCCAGCTGGCCCGGGAGGAGGGGCGTTTCGAGTTCGACGGCGTGGTCGACAGCATCACCCGCAAACTCATCCGCCGTCACCCGCACGTTTTCCCCACCGGTGAGCTGTACGCGCCGGTAGACACCCCCAGCCTGAGCGAGGCCCAGGTAAAGTCACGCTGGGAAGAGATCAAGGCCGAAGAGCGCGCGGAAAAAAGCCAGCCAGAACAGCTGTCGCTGCTCGACGACGTGCCGGCGGCATTGCCGGCGTTGTCGCGGGCAGCCAAACTGCAAAAGCGCGCGGCCACGGTCGGTTTTGACTGGCCTGCGGCACTACCGGTGCTGGACAAGGTCCGCGAGGAGTTGGACGAAGTGCTGCAGGCCATGGCCGACGGCGATGCCGATGCGCTCGAGGACGAAGTCGGTGACCTGCTGTTCGCCGTCGTAAACCTGGCCCGCCACCTCAAGCACGACCCGGAAAACGCCCTGCGCCGGGCCAACCGCAAGTTCGAGCGACGCTTCCGCTTTATCGAGCAGGCATTGCGCGACAGTGGTCGCCCCATTGAAGATTGTAGCCTTGACGAGTTGGACGCCCTTTGGGGTGAAGCCAAACGTCAGGAAAAGAACCTGCCCAGCTGCGGCTGA
- a CDS encoding DUF2058 domain-containing protein — protein sequence MSLSLRDQLLKAGLVNQKQVSQTNKAEKKQKRMEHKGQVEVDDSQQRIAKEAMAEKAKRDQELNRQQQEKAEQKARAAQIKQLIEATRLPKLNTEDYYNFVDDKKVKRIAVNALMRTKLSNGALAVVAHAGGYEVIPREAAVKIQERDPNRILLLNTHVEESDADDPYAAYKIPDDLMW from the coding sequence ATGAGCCTTTCCCTTCGCGACCAATTGCTCAAAGCCGGTCTGGTCAACCAGAAACAGGTCTCGCAGACCAACAAAGCTGAAAAGAAACAGAAGCGCATGGAGCACAAAGGCCAGGTCGAAGTCGACGACAGCCAGCAGCGCATCGCCAAGGAAGCCATGGCCGAAAAGGCCAAGCGAGACCAGGAGCTCAACCGTCAGCAACAGGAAAAAGCCGAGCAGAAGGCCCGTGCCGCGCAGATCAAGCAACTGATCGAAGCGACCCGCCTACCGAAGCTGAATACTGAGGATTACTACAACTTCGTCGACGACAAGAAGGTCAAGCGCATTGCCGTCAACGCCCTGATGCGGACCAAGCTGAGCAACGGTGCGCTGGCCGTGGTGGCCCATGCCGGCGGTTACGAAGTCATCCCCCGTGAGGCGGCGGTGAAAATTCAGGAGCGCGACCCCAACCGCATCCTGCTGCTTAACACCCATGTCGAGGAATCGGACGCGGACGACCCGTATGCGGCGTACAAGATCCCGGATGATCTGATGTGGTAA
- a CDS encoding DUF3108 domain-containing protein: MRRALLLALAVLALPLQAADLKPFSASYTADWKQLPMSGTAERSLVKNANGTWDLNFKASMMIASLTEQSTLRLDNDTLLPQKYHFERGGLGKAKKVDLTFDWNGKKVTGSDRGDAINLPLNRGVLDKSSYQLALQHDVAAGKKSMTYQVVDGDEIDTYDFRVLGTEKVTTKTGQVDAVKVERVRDPSQSKRITELWFAKSWDYLLVQLRQVETDGKEYVIVLQEGTVDGKSVKGN, from the coding sequence ATGCGTCGCGCCCTGCTCTTGGCTCTCGCCGTGCTCGCCCTGCCCCTCCAGGCAGCTGATCTGAAGCCGTTTTCGGCCAGCTACACCGCCGACTGGAAGCAGTTGCCCATGAGCGGCACCGCCGAGCGCAGCCTGGTCAAAAATGCCAACGGTACCTGGGACCTTAACTTCAAGGCTTCCATGATGATCGCCAGCCTGACCGAGCAAAGCACCCTGCGCCTGGACAACGACACCCTGCTGCCGCAGAAGTACCACTTTGAACGCGGCGGCCTGGGCAAGGCCAAAAAGGTTGACCTGACCTTCGACTGGAACGGCAAGAAGGTCACTGGCAGCGACCGTGGCGATGCCATCAACCTGCCGCTGAACCGTGGCGTGCTGGACAAGTCTTCCTACCAACTGGCCCTGCAACATGACGTGGCCGCTGGCAAGAAGAGCATGACCTACCAGGTGGTCGACGGTGACGAGATCGACACCTACGACTTCCGCGTGCTGGGCACCGAAAAGGTCACTACCAAGACCGGCCAGGTCGATGCGGTGAAAGTTGAGCGTGTGCGCGACCCGAGCCAAAGCAAGCGCATCACCGAGCTGTGGTTCGCCAAAAGCTGGGATTACCTGCTGGTGCAACTGCGCCAGGTCGAGACCGATGGCAAGGAATACGTGATCGTGCTGCAGGAAGGCACGGTCGATGGCAAGTCGGTAAAAGGCAACTGA
- the purN gene encoding phosphoribosylglycinamide formyltransferase: MPGKTCNVVVLLSGSGSNLQALIDSCQGPDSPVRIRAVVSNRADAFGLQRAAAAGIDSVVLEHTQFDGREAFDAALMARIDGFAPDLVVLAGFMRILSGDFVRHYQGRLLNIHPSLLPKYKGLHTHRRALEAGDAEHGCSVHFVTEELDGGPLVVQAVVPVALDDTVDSLAQRVHRQEHQIYPLAVRWFAEGRLRLGEQGALLDGQPLAASGHLIRS, from the coding sequence ATGCCGGGTAAGACGTGCAATGTAGTCGTACTGCTGTCGGGTTCCGGCAGCAACCTGCAAGCCCTGATCGACAGCTGCCAAGGCCCGGACAGCCCGGTGCGCATCCGTGCGGTGGTTTCCAACCGCGCCGATGCCTTCGGCCTGCAACGCGCCGCGGCGGCCGGCATCGACAGCGTCGTGCTCGAGCACACCCAGTTCGACGGCCGTGAAGCCTTCGATGCCGCGCTGATGGCGCGCATCGACGGCTTCGCCCCAGACCTGGTGGTGCTTGCCGGTTTCATGCGTATCCTGAGTGGCGACTTCGTGCGCCACTACCAGGGCCGCCTGCTCAATATCCACCCGTCGTTGCTGCCCAAATACAAGGGCCTGCATACCCACCGCCGGGCGCTGGAAGCAGGCGACGCCGAGCATGGCTGCAGCGTACACTTCGTGACTGAGGAACTCGATGGCGGCCCACTGGTCGTACAGGCTGTGGTACCCGTGGCGCTTGACGACACCGTCGATAGCCTGGCCCAGCGGGTACACCGCCAGGAGCACCAGATCTACCCACTGGCAGTGCGCTGGTTCGCCGAAGGGCGCTTGCGCCTTGGCGAACAGGGTGCATTACTGGATGGCCAGCCCCTGGCGGCCAGCGGTCACTTGATTCGATCCTAG
- the purM gene encoding phosphoribosylformylglycinamidine cyclo-ligase, producing MSKQPSLSYKDAGVDIDAGEALVERIKGVAKRTARPEVMGGLGGFGALCEIPAGYKQPVLVSGTDGVGTKLRLALNLNKHDSIGQDLVAMCVNDLVVCGAEPLFFLDYYATGKLNVDVAATVVTGIGAGCELAGCSLVGGETAEMPGMYEGEDYDLAGFCVGVVEKAEIIDGSKVATGDALIALPSSGPHSNGYSLIRKILEVSATDIENTQLDGKPLTDLLMAPTRIYVKPLLQLIKNTGAVKAMAHITGGGLLDNIPRVLPKNAQAVVDVASWQRPAVFDFLQEKGNVDEHEMHRVLNCGVGMVICVAQDQVEAALNELRTAGEQPWVIGHIAEAAEGAAQVELQNLKAH from the coding sequence ATGAGCAAGCAACCCTCCCTGAGCTACAAGGACGCCGGTGTAGACATCGACGCCGGCGAAGCACTGGTCGAACGCATCAAGGGCGTGGCAAAACGCACCGCACGCCCTGAAGTCATGGGTGGCCTGGGTGGCTTCGGCGCCCTCTGCGAGATCCCGGCCGGCTACAAGCAGCCGGTGCTGGTCTCTGGCACCGACGGCGTCGGCACCAAGCTGCGCCTGGCGCTGAACCTGAACAAGCACGACAGCATCGGCCAGGACCTGGTCGCCATGTGCGTCAACGACCTGGTGGTGTGCGGCGCCGAGCCGTTGTTCTTCCTCGACTACTACGCCACCGGCAAGCTCAACGTTGACGTGGCCGCTACCGTGGTCACCGGCATCGGCGCAGGTTGCGAACTGGCCGGCTGCTCGCTGGTCGGTGGTGAAACCGCCGAAATGCCTGGCATGTACGAAGGCGAAGACTACGACCTGGCCGGTTTCTGCGTGGGCGTGGTGGAAAAGGCCGAGATCATCGACGGTTCCAAGGTCGCTACCGGCGACGCGCTGATCGCTCTGCCGTCCTCGGGCCCGCACTCCAACGGCTACTCGCTGATCCGCAAGATCCTCGAAGTGTCCGCCACCGACATCGAGAACACCCAGCTGGACGGCAAGCCACTGACCGACCTGCTGATGGCGCCGACCCGCATCTATGTCAAGCCGCTGCTGCAACTGATCAAGAACACCGGCGCGGTCAAGGCCATGGCCCACATCACCGGTGGTGGCCTGCTGGACAACATCCCGCGCGTACTGCCGAAAAACGCCCAGGCCGTGGTCGATGTGGCCAGCTGGCAGCGCCCGGCAGTGTTCGACTTCCTGCAAGAAAAAGGCAACGTCGACGAGCATGAAATGCACCGCGTACTGAACTGTGGCGTGGGCATGGTCATCTGCGTGGCCCAGGACCAGGTCGAAGCCGCCCTGAACGAACTGCGCACCGCCGGCGAGCAGCCATGGGTGATCGGCCACATCGCCGAAGCCGCCGAAGGCGCTGCCCAGGTCGAGCTGCAGAACCTCAAGGCACACTGA
- a CDS encoding DUF2066 domain-containing protein, with translation MRFINFLALGCLALIAATAQAENISGLYQVREAVTGQGAEARAAATVKALDTLVLRLTGDPKAAQSPALAELRKDPQQIINQVGSEAGPPESVLVEFDPGSTERALRKAGLALWGSNRPSILGWWLNDSADGSNLVGDGQASAQTLRRAAQHRGLPLHLPLADLQEQLVANAKQLEGGDPAPLREASERYGADALLAVHAQQADDKWQGKWQLWLGDQREQGTAEAADPAALADAVMLAVSSRLAPRYVTRPGASGQLQVQVQGMNLQRYAELARVLEPYGPRLQMAEGRTLTYGITANREQLRAQLALAKLQEVPLEQAPALPAAPAPVVGTGGEPPAPAQPAPKPFDGLRFRW, from the coding sequence ATGCGCTTCATCAACTTTCTGGCACTCGGTTGCCTGGCCCTGATCGCGGCCACTGCCCAGGCTGAAAATATCTCCGGCCTTTATCAGGTACGCGAGGCGGTCACCGGCCAGGGCGCCGAAGCCCGTGCCGCAGCGACCGTCAAGGCCCTCGACACCTTGGTGTTGCGCCTGACCGGCGACCCCAAGGCGGCGCAAAGCCCGGCATTGGCCGAACTGCGCAAGGACCCGCAGCAAATCATCAACCAGGTGGGCAGTGAAGCCGGCCCGCCCGAGTCTGTGCTGGTCGAATTCGACCCCGGCAGTACCGAACGGGCCCTGCGCAAGGCTGGCCTGGCCCTGTGGGGCAGTAATCGGCCGTCGATTCTTGGTTGGTGGCTGAACGACAGCGCCGACGGCAGCAACCTGGTCGGTGACGGCCAGGCCAGCGCGCAAACCTTGCGCCGTGCCGCCCAGCACCGTGGCCTGCCGCTGCACCTGCCGCTGGCCGACCTGCAGGAACAACTGGTGGCCAATGCCAAGCAGCTCGAAGGCGGCGACCCGGCACCGCTGCGCGAAGCGTCCGAGCGTTATGGCGCCGATGCCTTGCTGGCGGTACATGCCCAGCAAGCCGACGACAAGTGGCAGGGCAAGTGGCAGCTGTGGTTGGGCGACCAGCGCGAGCAAGGCACTGCCGAGGCCGCCGACCCGGCAGCCCTGGCCGACGCCGTGATGCTGGCGGTCAGCAGCCGCCTGGCGCCGCGCTATGTCACCCGCCCAGGCGCTAGCGGCCAGTTGCAGGTGCAAGTGCAGGGGATGAACCTGCAGCGTTACGCCGAGCTTGCCCGCGTGCTCGAACCCTATGGCCCGCGCCTGCAAATGGCCGAAGGCAGAACCTTGACCTATGGCATAACCGCCAACCGCGAACAGCTGCGCGCCCAGCTGGCCCTCGCCAAGCTGCAGGAAGTACCGCTAGAGCAGGCACCTGCGTTGCCGGCTGCACCAGCCCCGGTGGTGGGCACCGGGGGCGAGCCGCCGGCACCGGCCCAGCCAGCGCCCAAGCCGTTCGACGGCCTGCGTTTTCGCTGGTAA
- a CDS encoding AI-2E family transporter gives MTDVRRWIWLGAALLVAVLLYSLHNILTPFLVGILLAYLADPLVDRLERLGLSRAWGVMVVFGLFTLLLLALLLVLVPLLAKQLLRLYELAPQMLDWLEHVALPWAQSRLGLADGFWKFDKIKAAIGAHMGQTTDIVGMLLSHATASGLALLAWLANMVLIPVVGFYLLRDWDLMMAKLRGLLPRQREPQVVGLAGECHEVLGAFVRGQLMVMVALGVIYSAGLMLVGLELGLLIGMLAGLAAIVPYMGFIIGIGAALVAGLFQFGGDLYPMLGIVSVFMVGQALEGMVLTPLLVGDRIGLHPVAVIFAILAGGELFGFTGVLLALPVAAVIMVLLRHVHDLYKESDMYAGGVDPEL, from the coding sequence GTGACCGATGTACGTCGCTGGATCTGGCTGGGCGCTGCCCTGCTGGTCGCCGTGTTGCTGTATAGCCTGCACAACATTCTTACCCCGTTTCTGGTCGGCATCCTGTTGGCCTACCTGGCCGACCCGCTGGTCGATCGCCTCGAACGCTTGGGGCTGTCGCGCGCCTGGGGCGTGATGGTGGTGTTCGGTCTTTTCACCCTGCTGTTGCTGGCCTTGCTGCTGGTGCTGGTGCCGCTGCTGGCCAAGCAGCTGCTGCGCCTGTACGAACTGGCGCCGCAGATGCTCGACTGGCTCGAGCATGTGGCATTGCCCTGGGCGCAAAGCCGCCTGGGCCTGGCTGACGGCTTCTGGAAGTTCGACAAGATCAAGGCCGCCATTGGCGCGCACATGGGCCAAACCACCGACATTGTCGGCATGCTGCTGTCCCATGCCACCGCCTCTGGCCTGGCGCTGCTGGCCTGGCTGGCCAACATGGTGCTGATCCCGGTGGTGGGCTTTTACCTGTTGCGCGATTGGGACCTGATGATGGCTAAGCTGCGCGGCCTGCTGCCACGCCAGCGCGAGCCTCAAGTAGTGGGCCTGGCGGGCGAATGCCACGAAGTATTGGGGGCGTTCGTGCGCGGGCAATTGATGGTGATGGTGGCCCTGGGCGTCATCTATTCAGCTGGGCTGATGCTGGTAGGGCTGGAGCTGGGGCTGCTGATCGGCATGCTCGCCGGGTTGGCGGCCATCGTGCCGTACATGGGCTTCATTATCGGCATCGGCGCTGCCCTGGTGGCTGGCCTGTTCCAGTTCGGTGGCGACCTGTACCCGATGCTGGGCATCGTTTCGGTGTTCATGGTCGGGCAGGCGCTGGAAGGCATGGTGTTGACCCCCTTGCTGGTGGGCGACCGCATCGGCCTGCACCCGGTGGCGGTTATTTTCGCCATCCTGGCCGGCGGTGAGCTGTTCGGCTTTACTGGGGTATTGCTGGCACTGCCGGTGGCGGCGGTGATCATGGTGTTGCTGCGCCACGTGCACGACTTGTACAAGGAATCGGACATGTACGCTGGCGGTGTCGACCCGGAGCTGTGA
- the hda gene encoding DnaA regulatory inactivator Hda, which produces MKPPIQLPLGVRLRDDATFINYYPGANAAALGYVERLCEADAGWTESLIYLWGKQGVGRSHLLQAATHRFQQRGEPAVYLPLAQLLERGVELLDYLAQYELVCIDDLHVIAGKADWEEAMFHLFNRLRDSGRRLLLAASASPRELPIKLPDLKSRLTLALVFQMRGLSDEDKLRALQLRASRRGLHLTDEVGHFILTRGARSMSALFDLLERLDQASLQAQRKLTIPFLKETLGW; this is translated from the coding sequence ATGAAACCACCGATCCAGTTGCCCCTAGGTGTGCGCCTGCGCGATGACGCCACCTTCATCAACTACTATCCGGGCGCCAATGCTGCGGCATTGGGCTACGTCGAGCGGCTGTGCGAAGCCGACGCCGGCTGGACCGAGAGCCTCATCTACCTTTGGGGCAAGCAGGGTGTGGGCCGCAGCCACCTGCTGCAGGCTGCAACCCATCGTTTCCAGCAGCGTGGCGAGCCCGCCGTCTACCTGCCATTGGCGCAACTGCTCGAACGTGGCGTGGAGTTGCTCGATTACCTGGCCCAATACGAACTGGTCTGCATCGACGATCTGCACGTGATCGCCGGTAAGGCTGACTGGGAAGAGGCCATGTTCCACTTGTTCAACCGCTTGCGTGACAGCGGCCGGCGCTTACTGCTGGCGGCGTCGGCATCGCCGCGCGAGCTGCCGATCAAGCTGCCGGACCTGAAGTCGCGGCTGACCCTGGCGCTGGTATTCCAGATGCGTGGCCTGTCCGACGAAGACAAGCTGCGTGCCCTGCAACTGCGTGCTTCACGTCGTGGCCTGCACCTCACCGACGAAGTCGGCCACTTCATTCTTACCCGTGGTGCACGCAGCATGAGTGCGTTGTTCGACCTGCTCGAGCGCCTCGACCAGGCCTCGCTGCAGGCACAACGCAAACTCACCATCCCATTCCTGAAGGAAACGCTGGGTTGGTAA